Proteins encoded within one genomic window of Pararhizobium capsulatum DSM 1112:
- a CDS encoding BMP family ABC transporter substrate-binding protein gives MTKIPMNRRSFLQTTAVGAAALGLSNSLFYRSAAAQTALTVGFIYVGPKDDYGYNQAHAEGAAVIKAMSGVTVVEEENVPETVDVQKTMESMINLDGASLIFPTSFGYFDPHMLAMAEKYPDVQFRHCGGLWQEGKNPMNTGSYFGYIGQGQYLNGIAAGYATKSKKIGFVAAKPIPQVLQNINSFLLGARSVDPSITCQVIFTGEWSLAVKEAEATNALIDQGADVITCHVDSPKVVVETAAGRGAFVCGYHANQSPLAPEKYLTGAEWAWGNVYSDFVKKAQAGEPLGNFVRGGLKDGFVKMSPLGPSVPEEGRKKFDATLAEIMTGKFSVFKGPLKDNKGADVVTAGQAFAEDAIELESMAYLVEGVVGSTS, from the coding sequence ATGACCAAAATCCCGATGAATCGCCGCAGTTTTCTTCAAACGACCGCCGTCGGCGCTGCTGCACTCGGCCTTTCCAATTCGCTCTTCTATCGCTCGGCCGCAGCGCAAACGGCGCTGACGGTCGGCTTCATCTATGTCGGCCCCAAGGATGATTACGGCTACAACCAGGCCCACGCCGAAGGTGCCGCCGTCATCAAGGCCATGTCCGGCGTGACGGTGGTTGAAGAGGAAAACGTGCCGGAAACCGTGGATGTCCAGAAGACGATGGAGTCCATGATCAATCTCGATGGCGCAAGCCTGATCTTCCCGACCTCCTTCGGCTATTTCGACCCCCACATGCTGGCGATGGCCGAAAAATATCCTGATGTCCAGTTCCGCCACTGCGGCGGCCTCTGGCAGGAGGGCAAGAACCCGATGAACACCGGCTCCTACTTCGGCTATATCGGCCAGGGCCAGTATCTGAACGGCATCGCCGCCGGATATGCGACGAAGAGCAAGAAGATCGGTTTTGTTGCTGCCAAGCCGATCCCGCAAGTGCTGCAGAACATCAACTCCTTCCTGCTCGGCGCCCGCTCCGTCGATCCGTCGATCACCTGCCAGGTGATCTTCACCGGCGAATGGTCGCTGGCGGTCAAGGAAGCGGAAGCCACCAACGCGCTGATCGACCAGGGCGCTGACGTCATCACCTGCCATGTCGATAGCCCGAAGGTGGTTGTCGAGACGGCGGCTGGCCGCGGCGCCTTCGTCTGCGGCTACCATGCCAACCAGAGCCCGCTTGCGCCGGAAAAATACCTGACAGGCGCCGAATGGGCCTGGGGCAATGTCTATTCCGACTTCGTCAAGAAGGCGCAGGCCGGCGAGCCACTCGGCAATTTCGTCCGCGGCGGCCTGAAAGATGGCTTCGTCAAGATGAGCCCGCTCGGTCCGAGCGTGCCGGAAGAGGGTCGCAAGAAGTTCGATGCGACCCTCGCTGAAATCATGACCGGCAAGTTCTCAGTCTTCAAGGGACCGCTCAAGGACAACAAGGGGGCCGACGTCGTGACGGCGGGCCAGGCCTTTGCTGAGGACGCGATCGAACTCGAAAGCATGGCCTATCTCGTCGAGGGCGTCGTCGGTTCGACATCCTGA
- a CDS encoding GntR family transcriptional regulator: MIIWWNDLVKSVRKREIVRSGTTVEQMVRAIADLIVTGAMQPGDRLDEISLANRFEVSRTPVREALSQLCAMGLVDRQPNKSAVVTNVTQKHLASMFEAMAELEGICARLSAERMTVEERRLLEAEHLASARLVHRGAEEEYEAHNTEFHSRLYHGAHSDHVTELVTQTRARLAPFRRAQFRIAGRLAQSFEEHDRIVTAILRADGSAAGQAAYSHVSIVREASSVFASIVVK, translated from the coding sequence ATGATTATCTGGTGGAATGACCTCGTGAAATCCGTCCGAAAGAGAGAAATCGTGCGTTCCGGAACCACCGTCGAACAGATGGTGCGCGCGATTGCCGATCTCATCGTCACGGGCGCGATGCAGCCCGGTGACCGGCTGGACGAAATTTCGCTCGCCAATCGTTTCGAGGTGTCGCGCACTCCGGTTCGCGAAGCGCTGAGCCAGCTCTGCGCCATGGGCCTCGTGGATCGCCAGCCGAACAAAAGCGCCGTCGTCACCAACGTCACACAAAAACATCTCGCCTCGATGTTCGAGGCGATGGCCGAACTCGAGGGCATCTGCGCGCGTCTTTCCGCCGAGCGCATGACGGTTGAGGAGCGCAGGCTTCTGGAGGCGGAGCATCTGGCGTCCGCCCGCCTCGTGCATCGTGGGGCAGAGGAAGAGTACGAGGCCCATAATACCGAATTCCATAGTCGGCTCTATCATGGCGCCCACAGTGATCATGTCACCGAGCTGGTCACCCAGACCCGTGCCCGGCTCGCGCCCTTCCGCCGCGCCCAGTTCCGCATCGCCGGTCGCCTGGCTCAATCGTTTGAGGAGCACGATCGGATCGTAACCGCCATCCTGCGCGCGGACGGCTCTGCTGCGGGACAGGCTGCCTATTCCCATGTCTCGATCGTTCGCGAGGCGAGCAGCGTCTTTGCAAGCATTGTCGTGAAATAG
- a CDS encoding adenylate/guanylate cyclase domain-containing protein, which yields MTLLSRKKKIYRTGGPTLQKARWRQARLVLLGLFVTAALALFSFTSPWSLIELRSFDYLSTLSPPPVPDDSPIVVAIDEPSMAEIGSQWPWPRALHAELAEALRAAGAKAIGFDIIFAEPATDPQNDAALAAALGPDVVLASDESFIVTPQAEQFMRTEPLADFIAQGARTGIASVHLSRDGTLRQVPDYEDGFAAELARIAGRPVSDAAGNQLIQMFGPARTYPTVSYYQALNPQEFLPPGIFKDRVVIIGLSLQNAPTLEKGGADTFATAFTVHTGHLVSGAEIQATVFDNITHDLFITRAGHILVVTAIALSALAAAGLCWRSTGWETAAITLLVLPFMAAVSFLALTGNGTFLSPAAPALAFLLVVTGQATLDYAAERRSRREITSAFSRYLSPALVERLANDPSQLKLGGERRTLTILFCDVRGFTTISEALKDDPEQLTTLINRLLTPLSEIVLESGGTIDKYIGDCLMAFWNAPLDDPDHAIHAVGAARRMLASIDVLNAELKQEADAAGSKPHVLKIGVGINTGDCVVGNMGSTRRFDYSVLGDSVNLASRLEGESKNYGVPLLIGEETSRLAGRDFITVELDSIKVKGRTTLSPVFTVLDQASPAARTDHEAFVKRKYQGELDPSDPAFSRLPTELPELARYYEAVAGRLV from the coding sequence ATGACGCTCCTGTCGCGAAAAAAGAAAATCTATCGGACCGGCGGTCCGACTTTGCAGAAAGCGCGCTGGCGACAGGCTCGCCTTGTGCTTCTCGGCCTCTTCGTGACCGCGGCGCTGGCACTGTTTTCCTTCACCTCACCTTGGTCGCTGATTGAACTTCGCAGCTTTGATTACCTTTCCACTCTCTCGCCTCCCCCTGTACCGGACGACAGCCCGATCGTCGTGGCCATCGACGAACCCTCCATGGCCGAGATCGGCAGCCAATGGCCGTGGCCGCGGGCGTTGCATGCTGAACTGGCGGAGGCGCTTCGCGCGGCGGGCGCCAAGGCGATCGGCTTCGACATCATCTTCGCCGAGCCGGCCACAGACCCGCAAAACGACGCGGCATTGGCCGCGGCTCTTGGGCCGGACGTGGTGCTGGCCAGTGATGAAAGCTTCATCGTCACACCGCAAGCCGAACAATTCATGCGCACGGAGCCCCTCGCGGATTTTATCGCACAGGGCGCCAGAACGGGTATCGCATCCGTGCATCTCAGCCGCGACGGCACCTTGCGGCAGGTGCCGGATTATGAGGACGGTTTTGCCGCAGAACTCGCCCGTATTGCCGGGCGCCCGGTCTCGGATGCGGCCGGCAACCAGCTGATCCAGATGTTCGGTCCGGCCCGAACCTATCCGACAGTTTCCTATTATCAGGCGCTGAATCCGCAGGAATTCCTGCCGCCCGGCATCTTCAAAGACCGTGTCGTGATCATCGGGCTCAGCCTGCAGAATGCACCGACGCTGGAAAAGGGTGGGGCCGATACCTTCGCCACAGCCTTTACCGTCCACACCGGCCATCTTGTTTCAGGCGCGGAAATCCAGGCGACGGTCTTCGACAACATCACGCACGATCTCTTTATCACCCGGGCCGGGCATATCCTCGTCGTCACAGCCATCGCGCTTTCCGCTCTGGCGGCCGCAGGGCTTTGCTGGCGTTCGACCGGATGGGAAACCGCGGCGATCACCTTGCTCGTACTGCCTTTCATGGCGGCCGTAAGTTTCCTGGCGCTGACGGGCAACGGAACCTTCCTCTCGCCTGCAGCACCGGCCCTGGCCTTCCTGCTTGTCGTGACCGGGCAGGCAACACTTGACTATGCCGCCGAACGGCGCAGTCGCCGCGAGATCACGAGCGCCTTTTCGCGTTATCTTTCGCCGGCGCTCGTCGAGCGTCTGGCCAACGATCCGAGCCAGTTGAAACTTGGTGGCGAGCGGCGCACCCTGACGATCCTGTTCTGCGACGTGCGCGGCTTCACCACCATTTCCGAAGCTCTGAAGGATGACCCGGAGCAACTGACAACACTGATCAACCGGCTACTCACTCCCCTTTCCGAAATCGTTCTCGAAAGCGGGGGCACGATCGACAAATATATCGGCGACTGTCTCATGGCCTTCTGGAATGCGCCGCTTGACGATCCGGACCACGCCATTCACGCCGTCGGCGCTGCCCGCAGGATGCTCGCGTCGATTGACGTGCTCAATGCCGAACTGAAGCAGGAAGCCGACGCCGCCGGCAGCAAGCCGCATGTGCTGAAGATCGGTGTCGGGATCAATACCGGCGATTGCGTCGTCGGCAACATGGGCTCGACCCGGCGCTTCGACTATTCGGTCCTCGGTGACAGTGTCAATCTGGCATCCCGTCTGGAAGGCGAATCCAAGAACTATGGCGTGCCGTTGCTGATCGGCGAGGAGACCTCGCGCCTTGCGGGACGGGACTTCATCACCGTTGAACTCGACAGCATCAAGGTGAAGGGTCGCACAACGCTTTCGCCGGTCTTTACCGTGCTTGATCAGGCTTCACCCGCCGCGCGAACGGATCATGAGGCATTTGTGAAACGCAAATATCAGGGAGAGCTCGATCCCAGCGATCCTGCCTTTTCCCGGTTGCCCACCGAACTTCCCGAACTCGCACGCTATTATGAGGCTGTCGCTGGCCGTTTGGTTTGA